A portion of the Cryptomeria japonica chromosome 5, Sugi_1.0, whole genome shotgun sequence genome contains these proteins:
- the LOC131876153 gene encoding uncharacterized protein LOC131876153 yields the protein MLYEALWADRITPKRAIGMAPYELVYGIGAKVSLPLELAVAKLQAVIEDRFFQNALEKRVMYLRKLEEEREMIVDRIIEHQNKVKKICYMKARPRGILKDDEVLLWDKRREPKGAHEKFGSLWRGLFKIHEVVGLNAFRLNYPDGTIMPYTYNAQDLKLYKL from the coding sequence ATGttatatgaagccttatgggcagatagaattacCCCTAAAAGAGCAATTGGAATGGCACCTTATGAACTAGTGTATggaattggtgcaaaggtttctttacCTCTAGAATTGGCAGTAGCAAAGCTTCAAGCTGTAATTGAGGATCGCTTCTTCCAAAATGCTCTAGAAAAGAGAGTCATGTATTTGAGGAAGTTGGAAGAGGAAAGGGAGATGATAGTGGACAGAATTATTGAACATCAGAACAAGGTGAAGAAAATCTGTTATATGAAGGCTCGACCAAGGGGGATCCTAAAAGATGATGAAGTACTGTTGTGGGACAAGAGAAGAGAACCAAAGGGTGCTCATGAAAAATTTGGTTCATTGTGGAGAGGTTTGTTCAAGATCCATGAAGTGGTGGGACTGAATGCATTCAGATTGAATTATCCTGATGGAAcgattatgccctatacctataatgcGCAAGACCTGAAGctctataaactttga